The window ttcaagacagggtttcctctgtgtagccctggcttccctggaactcactctgtaaactctgtagaccaggctggccttgaactcagaaatctgcctgcctctgcctcccaagtgctgggattaaagatgtgtatcacCACTCCCCAGCTAGaaattccatttttaatatttaatttactaTTAGGTCTTTGCCATCTTTAGCCCCTCTGACTCAAGCCATCTAATTCACCCTGTGTCCTAATATAGCCTAACCACTTTGTAGTTCAGTTATGAATatcaataatgatgatgatactgTCTTATTTACCATGTCTTCTAGAAGTTGAACACTTTGGATTCTTTGTCTATAGTTTGTAGAGTTCAGTTGTTGAAGGGGATTTCtgattattgctattattattattattattattattattattaattattatgttTGAGATACAATCTCCAGTATCCTagattgatcttgaactcactatatagccataTATATGACTTAAGCATCTGATATCCCTGCCTCATGATTCGCATCTGCCACCAAGGTTGTATGTGATACTGAAGATAGAACCTAGGGCAGCtttcatgttaggcaagcacccTACAAACTGGAATACAACAACAGACCCTtgattttgatgtattttttatatagttttcatATCATACATCATGCTGACCTTTGCAGTCTCAGCCACCCTCCAATCTCAGTCTTATAAGTATTGGAATTTACGGACAAGAGTGTCATAAGTTTGGGATTTTACTAGGATGGCAATTTTAGATTAGTCCCTGGAGGAAACAAATGAGCTCTCTCCTTGTCTTCTCAGAGTGTGGAAGGGGAGCACCATGAGAAAGCTGTGGAACTTCTCAAGGCTGCTAAGGACAGTGTGAAGCTGGTGGTCAGATACACCCCAAAAGTCCTGGAGGAGATGGAGGCTCGTTTTGAAAAGCTGCGGACAGCTCGGCgtcggcagcagcagcagttgctcattcagcagcagcaacagcagcagcaacaacaaccacaacaaaaccaCATGTCATAGGTGAGACTCACTCTCCTCCCCATGGCCAAGCTCCTGATGTTCTAACAATATCTCCCTAGTCGGCCAAAATAAAATTGCCAGGCATAACAAACACCCAAAGACAATTAATCGAGTGAAAGATGATGACGTTTGAAAATGGAAACAGgttgttctgtttccatgtgCCATTCAGTTACAGTCTCTAGATATGGAAGATAATTTTGGAAAGTATAATGCTATGGGAGAGGTACCTGATTACTCCAGGATGCCTGTTTATAAACTACGATAATGCATTCTTTTTGCCAGGTTATATATGGATGGCAAGTTGATTCTAGTCCCCTTGGCTAGTCGCTTTTACAGAATAGATAAACTGCACAACTCTATGGTGCTATTCCTGGCTATCTGTACTTTAGATGAGAAAGATAGCAGTGGATTAAGACATGTGTTCCACAGCAGCGGCAAAGTGACAGTTTGAATTCTGTCTGACAACAAAGAGTGATATATCAAGTTTGGGggatattttcaaaaaaaaactgTGTTAATATCAAAAGTCCCCAGCTTTGAAGTATCTGCTATGTGTCAGTGACACCCTCATCACATACCCTGCAGCCTCTGAAGAAGCTTTCAAGGAAATTACCATGAAAGACACATCTTTGGGATGAGCAGTCTGAAGTTTCCATCAGCCACCATTAAAAAGCAGCTTGGAATTTGGGTTCTCCCCTTGCCagtatcagatcctctgaagtgatttttatatgttttccAAACTATTCATTGGAAAAGATCAATTTGATCAGAATGCATTTGTGTACCAGGATGTCTTTAAGTGTGTCTTGGGAAGGACATTCACATATTCTTAGGAAAGTGGCAACAGGTGTGGGTggttttcagttttcctttattaGCTTACTGTTTGTTTAACAGAAATATTGATTGTGACATGAGACATGC is drawn from Mastomys coucha isolate ucsf_1 unplaced genomic scaffold, UCSF_Mcou_1 pScaffold4, whole genome shotgun sequence and contains these coding sequences:
- the Lin7a gene encoding protein lin-7 homolog A isoform X3; the protein is MGGKEQNSPIYISRIIPGGVAERHGGLKRGDQLLSVNGVSVEGEHHEKAVELLKAAKDSVKLVVRYTPKVLEEMEARFEKLRTARRRQQQQLLIQQQQQQQQQQPQQNHMS